The Silene latifolia isolate original U9 population chromosome Y, ASM4854445v1, whole genome shotgun sequence sequence CTCTATATAAGACCCCCCTCCATCCTAGTATGAAACTATTCACACATGTTCACAATAACAAAGGTAAAAGATGAAGCTTTTAGCAAGGAACAAGTAAAGGTAAACATGTTTGCAAAGTAAACTAATTAAGCAACttaaatatgtaaacaattgaatgatgaacaataataggaaaggaattataccaatattgaagacaaagttgcaatctttgattaaatagaagaataatcttcaccaatcttcaattaacaacccaatgctaaatgtaaacaattaataacaACTAATTCTAAGCTAATTATGAAGTAACTAATATTTGATTAAGGAAAGACTAAAGTTTTGATTAAGGATTGATTACAATTGTATCAAGTTTTTCTCTCTAAATAACCCTAGATTTTCACCCAACTGAAACTTAGATTTTTAATCTAAGTTCTAGCTTTTTATATGAAGGTCTAATACAAAGCCCATAAGCCACAAAGCAAGCGAAACCCAACGGGTAAAATTTTCACCCGGCGGGTGAAAATTTCACCATATGAGAAATAAGTTAAAAGTGCAAAAATCTGATGGAGGGCGAAATTTCGCCCGGCGTGTGAAAGTTTCACTTGGCGGGAAAATGCTCTATTTTCAGCTCCAAAGTGCTCCTTGGCCCTTTTCCTTCCTTGTTTGACTTCTTCTCCACCTTGCCCGGCTTGAGGACTTCGACTTTTATGCTCTATCTTGTGCCCGCAAACGTCCTCCTAGCAAAATGTAAAGTAGAAGGTAACAAAACCTTGAACTATACTCAAAGGACGGGTCGGGAACGGGGAGTGGTTATTTGTACTTAGAAGCACTCTAAAAAGCTAGTGGTTGCATGCAATAGAGGATGGAATGGGAGTAAAACCGCTAGCAAAATGGGATAAAATGCGGTCTTatcaacctccccacacttagatattactcgtccccgagtatgTAAGTAATAAAAAAAGAACCCTTATTAAACTATAAACTAACTACGCTAATAACATCCGATGAAAGGAAATTAACGGGcctcctccgtcccttcaactgaCAATGAAACGCAATGAGGTATATGCTCCTTTTCAAGGTAAGTGGGGGCTTGCGAAAAAACTggacacatccaacatttaagcacgTAATCAAGCATAGGATGCATCAATCAAAGAgtcaaccgctttcctcatctaagtggaggGTTTTGTTTTGCAAAACCAAAGGTTTCGGTCGGAagataccgtctcatagtcttAGCGGGGTGTCAACCCCTTAGTGATGGCTCAAGCAACCTCAATATGACAACCAATTGcctaggaaacaaattcaaaggcggtAAAGAGGGAAACAAAGCCTAACCTTCAAGATTGACATGACGCACTCAAGATTCGACCGAGTTGGCCCATGACTAAGAGGACCTATACTACCGACTTACTCACGGTTTTCACTTGTCACACATTTGAAGAACGGGTGATCTATATGCCAAAAAGTAACaaaaatcactcaactactcgactcgtgagacatgTCCGTAATCTAACGTGGAATCTCCTCCTACATGACCATACATGGGATGCAAAAAGGAAAATGTGCATAAagagaaacaagggttgtaacggggctaggtgaCGGGTCGAAACAGGGTTGGTGCAAGAACCATTTTGGAAAAATGTGGAGGTACACATCAAGAAGTTGCCAAAATTCCATTCCTCCCactttattacaacaaatgagcaacgtctacaccctaGCAAAAACTGGTTTCCCAAATTTATGCAAAAATTgtgcaaacccgactcactttaGAAAAACATGAAAATCATCACCTTATTGcaacaaatgagtaacgtctacacccaaACATAAAATCGGCTTGCCAAGTTCAAGCAAACATTGTGTAAACtcgactcactttggaaaaaaaTCGTATGCCCCTTTAttttgcaacgcctttttctactccttTGACGATGAATGAGGAGTGTTGCATGACTTTTTCACATCAAACAAAGTACAAGTAatacaatttttttctttttctttcacattttttttcttttctattttattttcttttcttttcaaaacctctttattcaaaTCAAACCAAATGAAACCATTATTCCGACTCAAATGAGCCTAGCTATAACTCATCAACTAGGACTCAAGTACCCTTCTTCATACAACCGACAACATGTAGGCAACTTTCTTGATCAAGGAAGGTTGTTTATGGTATGTAGTTGGTTTTGTAGGTGCCAAATGAAAGGTTAAAGCTCAAAAGGGGTTACCAaaatcggtcctagtctaaagggtAAAAAATTAGGCTTATTTGACAATGTGAGGCTCAAGAACGAAATGCAATGAATTGTTTCAAGTTATGCACAcaaatgaacatctcatggtcaAAAAGGAAAGGACGCTACGATTATGCGTAGTGATGTGACATGCCACGCAAGGAGCCTACTCACAACCTAAGGGAGACCGGGTATGGATGTACCGGTCCAAAGgaggctctaaatctcacatgTAAGTAGCTATGTTTAAATTTAGGCCTAGACTATGGTCTTTGGTCTCACAGGGTGGTCAATACTCTTTGGTCAAGCCTCATTTCCCGGGTATTTACAAACAAACACCCTAACAAGGAGGTCACAAGGTGCAAGCCACTAAGAGGGGAAAGACACGGCCAAGACAAAGTCATCATAGAGAGTATCatgctcccttcctagaccaTATTTTGTTAAAAAAATATGTGCAAACTCGATGCAAATGGAATTTAAAACACAAACAAACATTTACAAGATACGAGATACAATTCTAAACTAGCAACAAGAGTAAACATGCAAACAATTTTTCTATCCTAGCAGCACATAAGCACACAAACCAAGTTCCAAAATGAAACATCCTCATCAACATTgcccattctccttcaaaattacaaaaatgtaaaagaagagaaatgaaaaaGGAGAAAGGGATCGGAAAGATTATACCAatcggtcttctagtctcctaatgcttcaaatgtTCCGCATGTGTCTGCGCCACTCGttagacaaacatatatatatatatatatatatatatatatatatatatatatatatatatatatatatatatatatatatatacaatgcaatatttttttatttttctattttttgtttttgaaattttatcataTTTACAAGCTTatttacaaatatatacaaaGTAGATATTTCCCTCTCCACACTTAAGATTTATATTGTCCTTAATGAAACAAAGTAAGGGAGAGAATCGAAaatgaaaaacatgtttttgtatttttgatttttttgaatggaaaacatatttttggtgatttttttgaaaattttgaaataaaacaacttgttttttttttttttttttttttttttttttttttttggggcctcctccccacacttattataTACAATATCCGATGACGGATGAAGTGTGGTTAAGAGGCAATTTTTGAAATAACAAAAAAACGtatttttgggtttttgcatatttgaaaagaaaaaacatgtttttgtatttttgaatagGAGAATTTCCttcccacacttatttatttacataaattATAATGGAAATAATTGTATGGAGGAAATTCGAATTTGAAAGACATGTTTTTAGATattttttatgttatttttcaatttttttttgggttttatattttttgaaaacAATTAAATAGCAATGCATTATTGAAATATGAACTATTCTTATGCAATCTAAACTAATGTAGTCTAACTAAATGCCCTAACTACGAAAGCAATAAATGACTAACTACTTGCTAAACTAAGCTAAACTAGCTAAAACTATCTAAATTTGGATACGGCGGGTGTACTTGCTCAAAAAGAGGGAgatttttgtcattttggatttttcaaaagggGAGCAAACAAGAACGACATCCACTTACCCAAGTTGCCAAATAAAGTGCCCCACAACAACTTATTTGCACCCTTGAAGTGATGGTGAAAAATTTGGTATGACGAAACCAAAATTAAACAAAAAGATCTTGGGGGAAATGAAGAGTAGATGAGGAAAATGATATTATTTTTGTGATTTGATGAATAAATTGTGGTGTTTGAGGAGGTTAAAGGTAGGTTTTGAGATGAGTTTTAATGGATTTTTGTGTGTTTGGTGAAGATGGGTTGAAGAGAGAGGGAGTGTTTATGTGAAATGAGTGGAGGAAAATGAGTTAGTAAGGGATAAGGGGGATTTCCGGGTAAAGGGTAGGCACCGGGTGAAATTTCACTGGACGGAAATTTTGACCATTTGAAATTTTTTTAGGACGGGCAAAATTTCGCCCGGCGGGTGAAATTTCACCATATGGGATTTTCAGTCAAATTTTTTGGTCTTATATGACTGGGTAAAAATTTTTCACCAGGCGCCAATTTTGTTCATTTTGCATGTTTTGTATCTGGTGAAAATTTTTGCCCACCTGGCGAGTTTTCACGAGACGCCCAATATGCCTTCTTTTTTAACCCAATCACCTATATTTTGAAGAAGGCAAGATTTTATCCTTCAACAAGCACTTCACCCCTTCACTCAAGACTCATTTCAACGCCGTCAACAATCTTTCCACTTGATGCAAGTATTGCCCAATAGCTTAACATCTCTCTTCTTGAGTTGGACCAAGTGCCAACTTTTCAATTCTCTTGTCACCTCCACATTTCAATTGCTTTCCAACATCATCCGGCTTCAAATTTAACTCAACACCTATTCACAAGTCACAAAAATACTATACCCACATAAAATCCACGGGAGGGAAACCATCTAATAACTATGCTAGCTAACAACAATATGTAAATGACGGGATTGAAATTGCGGTATGGAAAATACAAGGAAAGAAATAtgtacaaatggtggttcttgtggaactccaccaaaccCAAGCTTGTTTAAGATTTAAATTACTCATCCCTCAAGGATAAGGGATCTTCTAAATCAACTTCACCTCAGGTCTTGATAAGTTGTCCATCATAAAAGAATTTCactcgttgcccattcactttgaagcaCTCACCCTTTTTGTTCTTCAATTCAAAGGAGCCATAGGAAAATACGGTGACTACCTCAAAGGGTCCCGACCATCGGGATTTCAACTTTCCCAAGAATAATTGGAATCGGGAATTGAAAAGTAGGACCTCGTCCCCTACACCTATCTCCTTTCTTGTAATCTTGGAATCCTGCCATTGCTTAGTCCACTCCTTGTAGagtttggcattctcataagcatCCAACCTCAACTCATCTAGCTCATTGAGTTGGAGAAAACACTTGTTTCCCGCAACATCTAGGTCATAGTCGAGCTCTTTTAGAGCCCATATTGCCCGGTGTTCCAACTCGAGAGGTAGATGACAAGACTTTCCAAAGACCAAGAGATAGGAAGTAGTGCCTATCGGGGTCTTGTAAACGATCCTCAAAGCCCATAGAACATCATTGAGTTTGGTGCTCCAATCCTTTCTATACCTATTCCCCACGTGCTCTAGAATAGCCTTGATTTGCCGATTTAATACCTCCACTTGCCCATTAGTTTGGGGGTGGTAGGCAAGCGCTAATTTATGTCGGACACCGTATTTCTTGAGTAAAGCATAAATGGTCCGGTTAATGAAGTGTGACCCACCATCACTTATGACGGCCCGAGGTACTCCAAAGAGGGGGAATATGTACTCCTTGAAAAGTTTGGAAACTACTCGTGAATCATTAGTAGGGGCGGCGATAGCTTCTATCCACTTAGACACGTAGTCCACCGCAACCAAAATGTATTGGTTGCCAAATGATGAAGGAAATGGTCCCATAAAATCCACACCCCACATGTCAAAGAGTTCAACTTCTAAGATATTGTTCAAAGGCATCTCATCACGCCTCCCAATGTTACTTCTTCTTTGGCAAGAATCACATGAATGGACCAAAGCATAATCATCCTTAAAAAAGGAGGGCCAATAAAATCCACAATGAAGAACCCGAGCTTGGGTCCTAGAGGTGGACAAATGGATTCCATATGTCGTAACATGGCAAGCTTGAAGGATTGCTTTCCCTTCCTCATGAGTGACACATCTTCTATAAATTCCATCATTGCATCTCCTATATAAGAAAGGATCTTCCCACACATACCTCCTAGACTCATATCTCAACTTCATCCTAGCTTGGTTCTTAAGTTCTTCCGGAATAAAGCTAGAGCTCAAATAGTTAGCAATATCCGCATACCAAGGGCCGGAGTGCGTGATAGCTAAAATAGAGTCATAGGGTAACCACTTATCAATGGGAATCCTATCATCAACATCTCCTTGGGCTTCTTTAGTTAACCTTGATAAGTGATCCGCAACAAGGTTTTCGGAACCCGCTTTATCTTTGATTGTGACATCAACCTCTTGTAACAACAATACCCAATGGATCAATCTCGGCTTAGCATCCTTCTTGACCATAAGTTGCTTGATAGCGGTGTGATCCGTGTAGATAATGACTTTGGAGCATAGGAGGTAAGGCCGGAACTTCTCAAAAGCATACACCACCGTCAACATTTCTTTCTCCGTGGTGGTGTAATTGTATTGGGCACTGTCCAAGGTTTTGCTTATATATGCTATCACATGGAGTTTCTTGTCTTGCGTTTGACCCAAGACCGCCCCCAATGCaaagtcacttgcatcacacgTCAATTAGAAGGGGAGGACCCAATTGGGCGGTTGTACTATTAGTGCCGATATCAAGGCTTGCTTGAGCTTACAAAAGCTTTCAACACAAGATTCATCAAATATGAAAGGAGTGTCTTTAGCCAAAAGTGAGGTGAGGGTTTTAGCGATTTTGGCAAAATCTTTGATAAACCTTCGGTAAAACCCTGCATGGCCTAAGAAACTTCTCACACCCTTGACATTTATGGGTGGGGGAAGTTTCTCAATCACCTTTACCTTTGCTTTGTCCACTTGGATCCCCTCCTTAGAAATAACATGCCCTAGAACCACTCCCTTTTGCaccatgaaatgacatttctcccaattcaatttcaaattatATCGGATGCATATTTGGAGCACAAGGGAGAGATTCTTTAGGCAATCATCAAATGAGGTGCCATGGACATTAAAATGTCCATGAACACCTCCATAGACTTCTCAATGTACTCAGAAAAGAAAGACATCATGGCCCGTTGAAATGTCCCGGGAGCGTTGCAAAGGCCAAACGACATTCTTTGATATGCGAAGATGCCATAAGGACAAGTAAAGGTAGTCTTTGCTTGATCATCCGGGTGGATGGGTATTTGAAAAAACCCGGAGTACCCGTCAAGGAAGAAAAAATACTCGTGGTTTGCAAGTCTCtcgagcatttggtcaatgaatggtaaggggaaatgATATTTGATTAAGGCGGAATTAAGCTTTCTATAATCAATTCACATCCTCCATCCTGTGACCAGTCGGGTGGAGATAAGTTCACCTTCCTCATTCTCAACCACGGTCATACTGCCCTTTTTGGGGACGATTTGAACCGGGCTCACCCAATCGCTCCCCGAGATGGAGTAGATAATTTCGGCCTCAAGCAACTTATCAACTTCCTTCCTTACCACCTCCTTCAATTTCTCATTCAACCTTCTCATGGGTTGGGCGGAAGGAGTGAATCCATCCTCAAGTGTGATGCGGTGCATGCATACTCGAGGATCAATTCCCGTGAGATCATCAAGGCTATACCCAATGGCTTTCTTGTTTTCTTTAAGAACTTTTAAAAGTTTTTCCTTTTGAGATGCCATTAGGTCCGCATTGATGATAACGGGGAAGGAGTTTGCCTCATCAAGATAGGCATACTCAAGGGGGGGGGGGTAAAGATTTAAGATCTACCTTTGGAGGGTTCTTACCCTCAACTTCATTAATGATCGGTGGTAGAGCTTCATAATCTTCCTCCAAATGCTCCCCCGAGCATTTATCCTTAGCATCTTCAATATCCTCTTCTAACATATCTATGGACTAGACACTCTCAAACATTGGTTGTGACATTGCTCCGGTCAAAGAAAATTCAACCACATTTCCTCCCACCTTGAAAGTGAGCTTCCCTTCCTTGACACTTATGTTGACATCCCCGGTTGCCAAGAAGGGTCTTCCAAGTATAATAAGAGTTTGTTGGTCTTCCGGAATGTCAAGAACCACAAAGTCCGCCGGGATATAAAAATTCCCCACTTTAACCGGCACATCTTCAATGACACCCATTGGTCTTTGTACCGATCTATCGGCTAGTTGCAAGGTCATAGAAGTAGGAATCATGTCATGTAACCAAACTTTCCTTACAATAGGGAGCGAAAGTATGCTAACACTAGCACCAAGATCACAAAGTGCCTTCTTGATACTCACATTACCCACcatgcatggaatagaaaaactacccggaacTTGTAGTTTCTCCGGCATGGGTTTGAGTAAGACCACGTACATTGCCCCCTAAGAGCCACTAGACCATCTCCTACAATGCTTCTCTTATTTGTCAACACATCCTTCATGAATTTTGTGTAGAGTGGCATTTGTGTCTCTACCTCGGTGAAAGGTAGTGAAACTTTGAGTTTCTTCAACATATCCAAGAATTTGGAGAATTTCTTCTCCTCATTCATTACTCTACTTCTATTAGGAAATGGTATTGGAGAGTTGTTGGCCTTTTTAGAAGTTGAGGCTTGCTTGGTGTTAACCACTTCAtttgattcttttctttttccttggtcTCTTTCAAATACTTTTTCTTGGTCTCTTTCAACCCCTATTTCCTCCAAAACAAAGttctcatcatcttcaatatagTCACTCACCTTCCCCTTCTTAGTGTTATCAATTCTACTTTTTGGTGAGAGAGGTGGACTCTCCTCACCATCTCTCATcacatctctctttctctttgGTTCATAGTCCTTGTAAGGTTCTTCCAAATCTTTCCCGCTCCTCAAGGTCACCAGGTGAgcttgttggtgtggtggtggccCATCCCTAGGATGAGAACCTTGAGGAGGCAATGAATGTGGAGCTCTTTATGAGGAAGAGGGGCTTTGGTTGGTCATATATGagtcaaatgtcctttgatgtgCTTGGACATTTGAGAGCTCGGTCTTCAAGCTTTTGAATTGTTGGTCTACTTGAGCCTCTCTTCTCTCGGCCTTTGCATCCATTTCCCTTAACAATTTATCAAGAGAGGAGGTGGGGTTGGGTGGTTCTATGTATTGTTGTTGATTATGTGGAGGTGGGTAAGAGGTTTGTTATTGTTGATACCCTTGTTGGTATCCTTGTTGTTGGTTGAATGGTTGTTGAGATGGTGGGTTTTGTTGATACCCTTGTTGTTGGTATGGAGGGTTTTGTTGTTGGTTACGGTAGTTGTCTCTTTGATGAGGTGGGATGTAGTTTGTGTTGTCATGTTGTCTTTGACCCCGGTAGTTGGAGCCTTGGCCTTGGTTTTGATTATATTGCCTAGAATGATCGGGCTTTGGTGGAGGGATGTATTATGGTTGTTGATAGTTAGGGTCCAATGGTTGCCCCGCATAAGAAAGTTTGGGATATTGGTTAGGAAAAGCACGGTAGAATGTCTGATGGCGTTGGTAAGAGACCCTCGGTGCACCTTGTCCTTGAAGAGAAAAGCATTCTTGTTGGTCATCTTGTGGAATAGATGAACAATACTCAATGGTATGCCCCACACCGCCACAATAGTCACAATGCATTTGAGGAGGATAGTGCCTAGGAGGAGACCTAGGTTCTTGGACGTAATAGAACTTAGAATGGCTAGGTCCGACCTCATTGACATGCTTTAAGTCCCCATGCTTCTTCTCCATTTTAAACTCTTCAAATTTTTTGCCAAATCATCCAATTTTGCCTTGTACTCCATCTCTATTTTGGAAGGTCCTTCAATTTTGTAGTCCACATCTCTAGCATAACTACTCTCCATCTCGGAAATGTTTTGAATCATTTCCGTGATTTAAGTGTCATTTATACTGTCTATATTTCCACCGGATGCCACCACGATCATGTCCCGGAACCTTTGCTCAAGAGTTTGGAAAAAGGTTTAGGTGGTCATCCATTTTGGGATACCATGGTGTGGATAAGATGAGAGGATATCTCTAAAATGTTCCTAAGCTTCACTTAGAGTTTCCATGGGTCTTTGTTTGAAGGTTTGAATCTCATGGCGAATTCTTGCGGTTTTAGATGGAGGGTAGAACTTGTTAATAAAAGCTTTGGATAAAGCCTCCCAAGTGGTAAATGTACCCGGCTCATGAGAATTCAACCACTTCTTAACATTGTCTTTCAAGGTTATAGGGAAGAGCATTTGCTCTTCGGTTACACCGTTGTGCTTAATAGAACCCGCTTTCTCTTTGAATGAGGTGAGATGTGTGGACAgtgggggcccacgggggcacttgggagagaagagaaacaagcgtttgcatttttgtatggagtcgccaccaatttttatgggaaattggaaccgttcgaatacctcgtgtcatgtcaagacacaaagtagagacatgaacactaagcaatcgttacccttagcattctatgtctagaatgactctcgtggatgccaatgaacacgggtgttcacagatatctggagtaaggggtgagggtacgtattaggaagctcttttgatcgaacacctaatcccgcccgcctcgatagcggcctctactaatgattagggaagttattcgtacttgatatatcgtcggctatatgcatgcaatgcaacatccaagttttaatcctagcatgtgagaattaatactaagtcggtgaacaattaatttagcaaacaattgggtcgaagtaggatttaatgttcaattacatgtgaaaacatacaaatgatacgaaatacaatgattatgaattacaataatgaaaattacattaattacattggattaggcgatttatgtcgaaaatatctttgaaacggataatttgagaaaacgaatagaAGAatgaacagatcagaaggtgataatacggttaatagttaattaatacgtaaactaattaactaagtcaaggcagaaagggagttcagggacagaactcaaccgggaacaggcgcagcaggactgcgccctttggaagaggcgcagcagttgctgcgtctgttccaagggtgagttctggctgtgaagccggaactacaaatcgttaatgttaattgatgactttaaggattgattatgttgattgactcggatagaagtgattaataggttatttacatatgattgacggtcatgaaaacgataaacatggatgaaactaattaggacgaattattacaagatttAAGAGgatttaattaacaaattaagaaactaactaaattaattaggttaaatacgataAATTAATGACggatatgacaaaagacagatgaaaatatatcaacggtcgaattccagaaacccgatatgaacaaatcgaatttctacaacccggattgaatttaatgacgaaaacccgcaaatattggattattagggatttaagtcggattcgtgatgattaaaacatattaatgatgagtaataaatatacatgtgaattatatgctatcatgatgaagaattaacaaacaaacgaaacaaatttggaggaataacagaggacgaacgaagaagaaaggaagcaggaactgcggcagcctcacgaagaggcgcagcaggaactgcgctccttcgaagaggcgcagcagttgctgcgtcctttctcgacggttagtcttctggaaatccgacAAAAAGGGTTttgaagcacggttttagaattcggttttaagagatgttttcgacataaatcttacaatatgattacaataaataaatgacaataaataaaagaaggatttacaccctcagacttacatgttgacgaaacgagaaggactaagatatcgattagtgatgcatgatgcgaatgcaaagaaagtgccctcgtaagaggaaaacgattaagttaattaagttgattgatgtgtagttggtcaaattggtcggtcatgcaaacggggaggctggtactcagaaggatccaagcttacgtggtcgaaagttcaagcacgtagacgccaaaaattaagaacaaagtctagaatgcaaaggaagaagagaagggcggacactcgcgtgagaaatatgaggagcgaaggttcctatttatactaatcacgtggaggaattagggtttcggagactctttggaagcgAATCTctgaaatatatgaaaaagatacgagaaatacgcagaaaagggcatgggaataggcgcagcagccactgcgtctcttggaagaggcgcagcacctgctgcgtctgttcccaagaggtttcctcctgcggaaggaagatttccgtgtttgagttatggtaggacggaaataattcggttttccttaatatcttatgtgaatattacgggaaattgtttaccaaaagataaaatttatgaaatatggaaaagaaatatccggaacattccagaacattctgactcgggatttaacggttatcataaaatggagacggttttaggcccggactccgaatgtactctaattactgtcaaaacgaccgtattgggacgtagatgacaactaagaggtagatattaatatttgagcaatcacttgacgataatcttacgaactgtcacaaatcgttccgcgtaccaaacatgcggcccaatcatcaccgggtggtttgcgagaggtgcagaaatgaggtatttacagagcccccactttgactgaggcttggacaaggcgaaagtcaaagtatagccatc is a genomic window containing:
- the LOC141629582 gene encoding uncharacterized protein LOC141629582, which gives rise to MEKKHGDLKHVNEVGPSHSKFYYVQEPRSPPRHYPPQMHCDYCGGVGHTIEYCSSIPQDDQQECFSLQGQGSHPRDGPPPHQQAHLVTLRSGKDLEEPYKDYEPKRKRDVMRDGEESPPLSPKSRIDNTKKGKVSDYIEDDENFVLEEIGVERDQEKVFERDQGKRKESNEVVNTKQASTSKKANNSPIPFPNRSRVMNEEKKFSKFLDMLKKLKVSLPFTEVETQMPLYTKFMKDVLTNKRSIVGDGLVALRGQSDRSVQRPMGVIEDVPVKVGNFYIPADFVVLDIPEDQQTLIILGRPFLATGDVNISVKEGKLTFKVGGNVVEFSLTGAMSQPMFESV
- the LOC141629581 gene encoding uncharacterized protein LOC141629581; the protein is MLEEDIEDAKDKCSGEHLEEDYEALPPIINEVEGKNPPKEKLLKVLKENKKAIGYSLDDLTGIDPRVCMHRITLEDGFTPSAQPMRRLNEKLKEVVRKEVDKLLEAEIIYSISGSDWVSPVQIVPKKGSMTVVENEEVYGGVHGHFNVHGTSFDDCLKNLSLVLQICIRYNLKLNWEKCHFMVQKGVVLGHVISKEGIQVDKAKVKVIEKLPPPINVKGVRSFLGHAGFYRRFIKDFAKIAKTLTSLLAKDTPFIFDESCVESFCKLKQALISALIVQPPNWVLPF